A window of Pristiophorus japonicus isolate sPriJap1 unplaced genomic scaffold, sPriJap1.hap1 HAP1_SCAFFOLD_483, whole genome shotgun sequence contains these coding sequences:
- the LOC139253253 gene encoding probable G-protein coupled receptor 139 — protein sequence MHEPISGQVYATFYLILGAVGVPANVLAIVILTRRKCGLSKCITYYLVAMAVSDLMVIVTSVILNRIFSVYFPASFLSITPVCCLKTVLLYATKDSSVWLTVAFTFDRCVAICCQKLKTKYCTERTAAVVIGVVCTLSCLRSIPWYFAFTPLYVFNNVPWYCNFKSDFYTSPPWIAFAMVNLVGTPFLPIFLILLFNALIVRHILVSSRIRRALLGKKIAECGNDPEMENRRQSIILLLAISANFILLWLTFVAHFIFARINASYIYSTSSPMFVFAEAGYVLLLLSCSTNTCIYAVIQVKFREEMKYIIIYPLRQIVKLFKP from the exons ATGCACGAGCCAATAAGTGGCCAAGTATATGCGACCTTCTATCTCATTCTTGGCGCTGTTGGCGTTCCAG CGAATGtattggcgattgtgatcctgaccCGGaggaagtgcggtctctccaaatgcatcacttattacctggtggccatggctgtATCGGATCTGATGGTTATTGTGACGAGTGTGATACTGAATCGAATATTTAGCGTGTATTTTCCAGCCAGCTTCCTGTCCATCACTCCGGTGTGCTGTCTCAAGACTGTCCTACTTTATGCCACCAAAGACAGTTCTGTCTGGCTAACAGTCGCGTTCACCTTTGATCGGTGTgtcgccatttgttgtcagaagctgaaaaccaaatactGCActgagagaacggcggctgtggtaATCGGAGTGGTCTGTACACTGAGCTGTTTACGAAGCATCCCCTGGTACTTTGCATTTACCCCTTTGTATGTTTTTAACAATGTTCCCTGGTACTGCAACTTCAAATCTGACTTCTATACTTCACCTCCATGGATAGCGTTTGCGATGGTTAACCTTGTCGGAACCCCTTTTCTTCCAATATTTTTGATTTTACTGTTTAATGCATTGATTGTAAGACATATTTTAGTGTCCAGTCGAATCAGAAGGGCACTCCTAGGCAAGAAAATTGCTGAATGCGGCAATGATCCTGAGATGGAAAACCGAAGGCAATCCATCATTTTGCTCCTTGCAATATCCGCCAATTTCATACTCTTGTGGTTGACATTTGTAGCACATTTCATCTTTGCTCGAATCAATGCCTCTTATATTTACAGCACATCCAGCCCCATGTTTGTCTTTGCAGAAGCCGGATATGTGCTTCTCCTTTTGAGCTGCTCcacaaacacttgcatttacgcAGTGATCCAGGTTAAATTCAGAGAGGAGATGAAATACATCATCATATATCCGTTGAGACAAATTGTTAAATTATTTAAACCGTAA